CCTTACCGAAGCCACGGATCGTCCATCGCTTTTATATACCGTCAAAATTGAGTGAGGCTTACTGAAGAGCCGTATGCGGAAAATCCGCACGTACGGTTCCGTGAGGGGCATTGAAATATATGTCTACTCGACAAGTTAAAAAGCGAAGAGTTTTAAATTTGTAAAGATTGGTACGAGGCTATGAAAAAAATCAAAATTGTTTCTCTACTAACACTCTGTGTTTTTTTTATCATTTTTGTTTTTCAGAATTCTACGGTGATTCGGACAAAGTTTCTTATTTTTGAATGGGATATGCCCAAGGCGCTTTTGATTTGTCTCTCCCTTTTGGTGGGAGTCATTTTGGGACTTTTTGCTTCGATGAGAAAATAATGATACGATCCCGTCCCTTGCCCCAGCCTCGAACGCACAAAACTAAGATTGTTTGTACCTTAGGTCCTGCTTCAAGCTCTTATTCGATGATTCGTAAATTGGCGGAAGCTGGGATGGATGTTGTGCGGCTTAATTTTTCGTATGGGGCTTATGCGCAGTTTGAACGCGTTATTTACGATATTCGGCGTGTGGAAAGAATCTTAAAAAAGCCAATAGGTATTTTACAGGATCTTCAAGGTCCCCGAATTAGATTAGGTGAACTCCCGTCGCCTCTTCAGGTC
This window of the Chlamydiota bacterium genome carries:
- a CDS encoding LapA family protein, whose protein sequence is MKKIKIVSLLTLCVFFIIFVFQNSTVIRTKFLIFEWDMPKALLICLSLLVGVILGLFASMRK